A region from the Microbacterium lacus genome encodes:
- a CDS encoding DUF1990 domain-containing protein, giving the protein MPPLTYSEVGATAGELPPGYHHVRMQRVIGRGREVFERAADDLLAGEVQRRAGARVDLSDVPLREGTRVDMRLLLFKIPCLVVWAERTDTLCGFAYGTLPGHPERGEERFELRLLPSGEVTFRIMAFSRPGRWYTRLGGPIGRWVQRRTTARYLRTLGTGT; this is encoded by the coding sequence ATGCCGCCCCTCACCTACTCCGAGGTGGGCGCCACCGCAGGCGAACTCCCGCCCGGGTACCACCACGTCCGGATGCAGCGCGTGATCGGCCGCGGTCGCGAGGTGTTCGAGCGGGCCGCCGACGATCTGCTGGCCGGCGAGGTGCAGCGTCGCGCCGGGGCGCGCGTCGACCTGTCGGACGTGCCGCTCCGAGAAGGCACCCGCGTGGACATGCGGCTGCTGCTCTTCAAGATCCCCTGCCTCGTCGTGTGGGCCGAGCGCACGGACACCCTCTGCGGCTTCGCGTACGGGACACTCCCGGGGCATCCCGAGCGCGGCGAGGAGCGTTTCGAGCTGCGGCTTCTGCCTTCCGGCGAAGTGACCTTCCGCATCATGGCGTTCTCGCGCCCCGGGCGCTGGTACACGCGGCTCGGCGGTCCGATCGGCCGGTGGGTGCAGCGGCGGACGACCGCCCGCTATCTCCGCACCCTGGGTACCGGCACCTGA
- a CDS encoding NADPH-dependent FMN reductase: protein MSYTVGYFVGSLSSTSINRRLAAALQGVAPKDLEFVEIPIKDLPLYSPDFDEDFPLVAQDFKNAIAETDAVLFVTPEYNRSIPGALKNAIDWASRPYGENAFDHIPAAVIGASVSSIGTAVAQQSLRGVLSYCNARQMTSPEAYITWVEEDYADDGSITNASTEEFLRGFMTEFRDHIERVLTVLPRPDADEG from the coding sequence ATGTCATACACCGTCGGCTACTTCGTGGGGAGTCTGTCCTCCACCTCGATCAACCGCAGGCTCGCCGCGGCGCTGCAGGGTGTCGCGCCGAAGGATCTCGAGTTCGTCGAGATCCCCATCAAGGACCTGCCGCTGTACAGCCCCGACTTCGACGAGGATTTCCCGCTCGTCGCGCAGGATTTCAAGAACGCGATCGCCGAGACGGATGCCGTCCTCTTCGTCACGCCCGAGTACAACCGCTCGATCCCGGGCGCGCTGAAGAACGCGATCGACTGGGCCTCACGGCCCTACGGCGAGAACGCGTTCGACCACATCCCCGCTGCCGTCATCGGCGCCTCGGTCAGTTCGATCGGCACCGCCGTCGCCCAGCAGAGCCTGCGCGGCGTGCTCAGCTACTGCAACGCCCGCCAGATGACCTCACCGGAGGCCTACATCACGTGGGTCGAAGAGGACTACGCCGACGACGGCTCGATCACCAACGCCAGCACCGAGGAATTCTTGCGCGGATTCATGACCGAGTTCCGCGACCACATTGAGCGCGTACTCACCGTGCTGCCGCGGCCGGATGCCGATGAGGGCTGA
- a CDS encoding sugar ABC transporter substrate-binding protein gives MTAVATAAIMLSGCRAADDSASDADKASGDGLVIGWSQRGISGSDWWKTLVEGGQAEADEIGATIELLDANGDTVRQNADVQTLITKGVDVVIMNTNDPIGVGPSVQALKDAGIPLVTVNSNLDASLVPDTFCYVAEDQEATGALAGEVAANKAIERFGDTGEIKLVGIGGFPGDVLSDLRFNGFMEGYEKVMSGYTGITTNALDMKFGEWKPDKALGPIRDVATANPDLKIVYSMSDVMNGGVVQGLQQAGLWGDGIILASYDGGMVSVKEMMDDPTGPLQATASNQPWDQGVTAVKMALAAYNGDQSACPDKTLFIDTTVVTPENAADYYVAEDTYVRAQD, from the coding sequence GTGACCGCTGTCGCAACGGCGGCGATCATGCTCTCAGGCTGTCGCGCGGCCGACGATTCTGCATCCGATGCCGACAAGGCGTCAGGCGATGGCCTGGTCATCGGCTGGAGCCAGCGGGGAATCAGCGGCAGCGACTGGTGGAAGACCCTCGTCGAAGGCGGTCAGGCAGAAGCCGACGAGATCGGAGCCACGATCGAGCTGTTGGATGCCAATGGTGACACTGTGCGGCAGAACGCAGACGTCCAGACCCTCATCACGAAGGGCGTGGACGTCGTGATCATGAACACCAACGATCCGATCGGTGTCGGGCCTTCGGTGCAGGCCCTGAAGGACGCCGGCATCCCTCTGGTGACGGTGAACTCGAACCTGGATGCCTCGCTCGTCCCCGACACGTTCTGCTACGTCGCGGAGGATCAGGAGGCGACCGGCGCGCTTGCCGGTGAGGTCGCGGCGAACAAGGCCATCGAGAGGTTCGGCGACACCGGCGAGATCAAGCTCGTCGGCATCGGCGGGTTCCCCGGTGATGTCCTCAGCGACCTGCGCTTCAACGGGTTCATGGAGGGCTACGAGAAGGTGATGTCGGGGTACACCGGAATCACCACGAACGCACTGGACATGAAGTTCGGCGAATGGAAGCCCGATAAGGCCCTCGGGCCCATCCGGGACGTCGCCACGGCGAACCCCGACCTGAAGATCGTGTACAGCATGAGCGATGTCATGAACGGCGGCGTCGTCCAGGGACTGCAGCAGGCCGGGCTCTGGGGAGATGGAATCATCCTCGCCAGCTACGACGGCGGCATGGTCTCCGTGAAAGAAATGATGGACGACCCCACCGGCCCTCTGCAGGCGACCGCGTCCAACCAGCCATGGGACCAGGGCGTGACGGCCGTGAAGATGGCCCTCGCCGCCTACAACGGCGACCAGTCGGCCTGCCCCGACAAGACCCTCTTCATCGACACGACGGTGGTCACGCCCGAGAACGCGGCCGACTACTACGTGGCCGAAGACACCTACGTCCGCGCGCAGGACTGA
- a CDS encoding sugar ABC transporter ATP-binding protein, with protein sequence MSAGSVTEPSAAGGQSSPDAQLELELDRITKGYLGVQALKGVSFAVRRGSIHALAGQNGAGKSTLAKILSGAETPDAGTIRLGGTLQRFRHPLDAQQAGIHTIYQELSLVPSLSVAENIFLGRLPRAGGVAVDWNRMASEARAALDRVGFDLDVRRPVGSFSTAEQQAVELAKAIHKDARLLLLDEPTSTLPLPDVDRLFTVLRSLSQQGVTLLYISHRMDELYSLCDAVTVLRDGVTSADLITAESKPADVVTAMVGRSLEGSIADAALRGERSPRLGSGAKERVVISVRDLSEDDRVRDVSFDLREGEVLGIAGLIGSGQSELAGLIAGARRRTSGAMSVEGKPVDFTAPRDAIRRGIGLLPQDRKSAGFIPDMGVAGNITLASLPMFSRLSVIDSRRERKAAGDLVTRLGMKVSSVNQPMKTLSGGTQQKAILARWLVRNSRVLVCDEPTRGVDVGAKEDMYELLREFAREGGTVVIASSEITEAMMCDRVLVMARGRVIAELDHDEIDPHGQAILQKFS encoded by the coding sequence ATGTCTGCAGGCTCAGTGACGGAGCCGTCCGCTGCCGGCGGCCAATCGTCCCCCGACGCGCAGCTCGAACTCGAACTCGACCGCATCACCAAGGGATATCTCGGAGTGCAGGCCCTCAAGGGCGTGAGCTTCGCGGTTCGACGGGGCAGCATTCACGCGCTTGCCGGGCAGAACGGCGCCGGCAAGTCGACGCTGGCCAAGATCCTCTCCGGTGCCGAGACCCCCGACGCCGGCACCATTCGCCTCGGCGGCACGCTCCAGCGCTTCCGCCACCCACTCGATGCGCAGCAGGCGGGGATTCACACGATCTATCAGGAGCTCTCGCTGGTTCCGAGTCTCTCGGTCGCCGAGAACATCTTCCTGGGACGCCTGCCCAGAGCGGGCGGAGTCGCGGTGGACTGGAACCGGATGGCGTCGGAGGCGCGAGCCGCACTGGACCGTGTCGGTTTCGACCTCGACGTCCGTCGGCCCGTCGGCAGCTTCTCGACAGCCGAACAGCAGGCCGTCGAGCTGGCCAAGGCCATCCATAAGGATGCGCGACTTCTTCTCCTCGACGAGCCCACCTCGACCCTTCCCCTGCCCGATGTCGACAGGCTCTTCACGGTCCTACGCTCCCTGTCACAACAGGGGGTCACGCTGCTGTACATCTCCCACCGCATGGACGAGCTTTACTCGCTCTGCGACGCGGTCACCGTGCTGCGCGACGGGGTCACCTCCGCAGATCTCATCACCGCCGAGAGCAAGCCTGCCGATGTCGTCACGGCCATGGTCGGACGCTCGCTCGAGGGTTCGATCGCCGATGCCGCGTTGCGAGGTGAGCGATCGCCCCGCCTGGGAAGCGGCGCGAAGGAGAGAGTGGTGATCTCCGTGCGAGATCTATCAGAGGACGACCGCGTGAGAGACGTGTCGTTCGATCTGCGGGAAGGCGAAGTGCTCGGCATCGCCGGCCTGATCGGCAGCGGACAGTCCGAGCTCGCCGGGCTCATCGCCGGCGCGAGAAGGAGAACCTCCGGCGCTATGAGCGTGGAGGGGAAACCCGTGGACTTCACCGCCCCTCGGGATGCGATCCGACGAGGGATCGGACTCCTCCCCCAGGACCGAAAGAGCGCCGGCTTCATCCCCGACATGGGTGTCGCCGGAAACATCACCCTCGCGAGCCTCCCGATGTTCAGCCGCCTGAGCGTGATCGATTCGCGCCGCGAACGCAAAGCTGCCGGCGACCTGGTGACGCGCCTGGGCATGAAGGTCTCCAGCGTGAATCAGCCCATGAAGACACTCAGCGGCGGCACTCAGCAGAAAGCGATCCTCGCGCGGTGGCTGGTGCGCAACTCCCGTGTACTCGTGTGCGACGAACCGACCCGCGGTGTCGATGTCGGCGCCAAGGAAGACATGTATGAGCTGCTGCGCGAGTTCGCCCGCGAAGGCGGGACGGTTGTGATCGCGAGCTCCGAGATCACCGAGGCGATGATGTGCGACCGCGTCCTCGTCATGGCCCGCGGGCGCGTCATCGCCGAACTCGACCACGACGAGATCGACCCGCACGGACAAGCCATCCTCCAGAAGTTCTCGTGA
- a CDS encoding ABC transporter permease, with translation MSHNIVQTPPTNSSPADPTPHSRLRSAKALWKRILPKSYLILVLIVIIIVGYYASADFLTIRNAENVIAAASIVAVLAIGQFFVILTGGIDLSVGSILAMSTVIVALTLQTGMSAGLSVAFTLFCCAMAGLINGLLVVWLRIPPFIATLAMMSAVKGFSYIIQSTSLIQILDQSFIEAFATGTILGIRNPVAIFLVVTIIAALVAKFTTFGRSLYAIGGNPEAARLSGLPVARNLIITYTMSGFLAGLAGLIAAAQLRQGSSLIGVGYELDAIAAVVVGGASLMGGKGDPISAVIGVFVLATIINIMNLVGISSEPQLVIKGAVIVIAVFLSSAGGVQRISGFFSKRFGRARPVTA, from the coding sequence ATGTCACACAACATCGTGCAGACACCGCCGACGAACAGCTCACCGGCTGATCCGACACCGCACTCCCGTCTCAGGAGTGCGAAAGCACTGTGGAAGCGGATCCTGCCGAAGAGCTATCTGATCCTGGTGCTCATCGTCATCATCATCGTTGGCTACTACGCCTCAGCCGATTTCCTCACGATCCGGAACGCCGAGAACGTCATTGCCGCCGCATCCATCGTCGCGGTGCTCGCCATCGGCCAGTTCTTCGTGATCCTCACCGGGGGCATCGACCTCTCGGTCGGATCCATCCTGGCGATGTCGACGGTGATCGTCGCCCTGACTCTGCAAACGGGGATGTCCGCGGGGCTGTCCGTCGCCTTCACCCTGTTCTGCTGCGCGATGGCGGGACTCATCAACGGTCTTCTGGTCGTCTGGCTGCGGATCCCGCCGTTCATCGCGACTTTGGCGATGATGAGCGCTGTCAAGGGGTTCAGTTACATCATCCAGTCGACGAGCCTGATCCAGATTCTCGATCAGTCGTTCATCGAGGCCTTCGCCACCGGGACGATCCTCGGCATCCGAAACCCCGTCGCCATCTTCCTGGTGGTCACGATCATCGCGGCGCTCGTGGCGAAGTTCACCACGTTCGGTCGATCGCTCTACGCGATCGGAGGCAACCCCGAGGCCGCGCGCCTGTCCGGCCTGCCCGTGGCAAGGAACCTCATCATCACGTACACGATGTCCGGCTTCCTGGCGGGGCTGGCAGGCCTCATCGCAGCCGCGCAGCTGCGCCAGGGCAGCTCCCTCATCGGAGTGGGCTACGAACTCGACGCGATCGCCGCGGTCGTGGTCGGCGGCGCCTCGCTCATGGGTGGCAAGGGCGACCCGATCAGCGCGGTCATCGGCGTGTTCGTCCTGGCCACGATCATCAACATCATGAACCTGGTCGGCATATCCTCCGAACCGCAGCTGGTCATCAAGGGCGCTGTGATCGTGATCGCAGTGTTCCTCTCCAGCGCGGGAGGCGTCCAGCGGATCTCCGGATTCTTCTCGAAGAGATTCGGCAGGGCGCGACCCGTCACCGCCTGA
- a CDS encoding LacI family DNA-binding transcriptional regulator, protein MVDVANLAGVSHQTVSRVINGTGNVAPDMRARVEVAIERLRYRRNPAARALATSRSMNIGVVSYGLAQYGPSLALKGIADEARAAGYATSLVSLVDVDRANMREALDHLVADSVDGIIILAPIDAALTAIDGLDAGGAPLVIWQPGADEGEHRVVTDEISGARIATEHLLSLGHPTVHHVSGPEGWLGTTARLRGWSRALSEHGLVAHPPVDGDWTTRSGYEAGLRLARDARVTAVFAANDQMALGVIKAMADAGRSVPGEVSVVGFDGVPESEFFRPSLTTVRFDFADVGRRAVDHILDLMHGIAPESPPRVLPQLIVGGSSGAAPTTTVDSPQTIRSHTNRRTRS, encoded by the coding sequence ATGGTGGATGTCGCCAACCTCGCGGGGGTATCCCACCAGACCGTGTCGCGCGTCATCAACGGCACGGGCAACGTCGCCCCCGATATGCGCGCTCGCGTCGAAGTGGCGATCGAACGCCTCCGCTATCGGCGCAACCCTGCGGCCCGTGCGCTCGCGACGAGCCGCAGCATGAACATCGGAGTCGTCAGCTACGGGCTGGCGCAGTACGGTCCATCACTCGCCCTCAAGGGCATCGCCGACGAGGCGCGTGCTGCCGGTTACGCGACCAGCCTGGTGAGTCTGGTCGATGTCGATCGCGCGAACATGCGAGAGGCCCTCGACCACCTCGTCGCGGACTCGGTGGACGGGATCATCATCCTCGCCCCGATCGACGCGGCGTTGACCGCGATCGACGGTTTGGATGCCGGGGGTGCGCCGCTGGTGATCTGGCAGCCCGGGGCCGACGAAGGAGAGCACCGCGTTGTCACCGATGAGATCTCCGGCGCGCGGATCGCGACAGAGCATCTCTTGAGCCTCGGACACCCCACAGTCCATCATGTGAGCGGGCCGGAGGGCTGGCTGGGCACAACCGCTCGACTGCGGGGCTGGTCCCGTGCACTGTCCGAGCACGGGCTGGTCGCGCACCCTCCTGTCGACGGCGACTGGACCACCCGGTCGGGCTACGAAGCCGGACTGCGGCTCGCCCGCGACGCACGGGTCACAGCGGTGTTCGCCGCGAACGACCAGATGGCGCTCGGGGTCATCAAAGCCATGGCGGATGCCGGGCGGTCGGTACCGGGTGAGGTCAGCGTCGTCGGGTTCGACGGGGTTCCGGAGTCGGAGTTCTTCCGCCCCAGCCTGACCACGGTGCGCTTCGACTTCGCCGATGTCGGCCGACGTGCAGTCGACCACATCCTCGACCTCATGCACGGCATCGCTCCGGAGTCGCCTCCGCGCGTCCTTCCGCAGCTCATCGTGGGAGGCAGCAGCGGCGCCGCCCCGACCACCACTGTCGACTCCCCGCAAACGATCCGCTCGCACACGAACAGAAGGACACGATCATGA
- a CDS encoding aldo/keto reductase, which produces MTIRKLGRTGLSVSDVCVGTSALGSFPAQYGYEVDEDTAVATIRRVFEGPFTFIDTSNEYGGGASEERIGRAIAEHGGIPEGFVVATKVDPLPGSTDFSGARVRRSVEESLVRLGVDTLQLVYLHDPEKITFEEGVAAGGPLEALIDLRDQGVIEHLGVAGGPIDLELQYLATDAFDAVISHNRYTLIDQTAEPLLDDAQRRGVAFVNAAPFGGGMLVRGARAVPTYCYAPVSEATVKRALAMEALCERHGVPLAAAALQFSTRDPRVASTIVGMSRPDRVDQTVGLLDHRIPEELWAELLPLAAIGRHGHETAA; this is translated from the coding sequence ATGACCATCCGCAAACTGGGCCGAACCGGACTCTCGGTGTCCGATGTGTGCGTCGGGACCTCCGCGCTCGGCAGCTTCCCCGCGCAGTACGGCTACGAAGTGGACGAGGACACTGCCGTCGCCACCATCCGGCGGGTCTTCGAAGGGCCGTTCACGTTCATCGACACGTCGAACGAGTACGGCGGCGGCGCGAGCGAGGAGCGCATCGGACGCGCCATCGCAGAGCACGGTGGGATTCCCGAGGGGTTCGTCGTCGCGACGAAGGTCGATCCGCTGCCCGGGTCGACCGACTTCTCGGGCGCCCGCGTTCGCCGCTCGGTGGAGGAGAGCCTTGTCCGCCTCGGCGTCGACACCCTCCAGCTGGTCTACCTTCACGACCCCGAGAAGATCACTTTCGAAGAGGGCGTGGCTGCTGGCGGTCCGCTGGAGGCTCTGATCGATCTTCGCGACCAGGGCGTCATCGAGCACCTGGGGGTTGCCGGCGGGCCCATCGACCTCGAGCTGCAGTATCTCGCGACCGACGCGTTCGACGCGGTGATCAGCCACAACCGCTACACCCTCATCGACCAGACGGCCGAGCCGCTCTTGGACGACGCGCAGCGCCGCGGCGTCGCATTCGTCAATGCCGCCCCATTCGGCGGCGGGATGCTCGTGCGCGGAGCTCGCGCCGTTCCGACGTACTGCTACGCCCCCGTGTCGGAGGCCACGGTGAAGCGGGCCCTCGCGATGGAAGCGCTGTGCGAGCGCCATGGCGTGCCGCTCGCCGCGGCCGCGTTGCAGTTCTCCACTCGCGATCCACGCGTCGCGTCGACGATCGTCGGCATGTCGCGGCCGGACCGAGTCGATCAGACGGTGGGGCTTCTCGACCATCGCATTCCCGAGGAGCTGTGGGCCGAGCTGCTCCCCCTCGCCGCCATCGGCCGACACGGCCACGAGACAGCTGCCTGA